One Cyprinus carpio isolate SPL01 unplaced genomic scaffold, ASM1834038v1 S000006701, whole genome shotgun sequence DNA window includes the following coding sequences:
- the LOC109082386 gene encoding odorant receptor 131-2-like, with product MNLTENNSLSSTSNLINEKILLVQVLVGIFLCVNGLMIFTFLKKETFRETRYILFAQTLFVDSALMLLTDLALVGLSKQYPVHIIPCYFLCTLMSLLAICSPITLVAMCLERYVAICMPLRHASISTPKNTFIGLLVIWSFSFVIPLFIFIVCFVYIPPGFLHLYVVCSMEVMLQKKWLADMRAMSLQLLFIIMWCIIVSTYIKIMLAARSASSARKNSTNKSLKTIILHGVQLLLCMMQLLMPYIEMPLWKVNVIIFMNVRYSNFILFLILPRCLSPLVYGLRDKKFYNALKYYAFCGILVCNKHKISDDKTFRGVVSISIHN from the coding sequence ATGAACTTAACAGAAAACAACAGTttgagcagcacatctaatttgATTAATGAGAAGATTTTGCTGGTGCAGGTACTGGTGGGGATTTTTCTCTGTGTGAACGGACTGATGATTTTCACCTTTCTGAAGAAAGAGACCTTCAGGGAAACACGCTACATTCTGTTTGCTCAGACTCTTTTTGTTGACTCTGCTCTTATGCTGTTGACTGATTTAGCCCTCGTGGGGTTGTCTAAACAGTACCCCGTGCACATAATTCCTTGCTATTTCTTGTGCACACTTATGTCTTTGCTTGCCATTTGTTCACCCATAACTCTTGTAGCCATGTGTTTGGAGCGCTATGTAGCCATATGTATGCCTTTAAGACATGCAAGCATCTCCACCCCCAAAAACACCTTCATTGGGCTTCTTGTCATATGGAGTTTCAGTTTTGTCATtccattgtttattttcatagtCTGTTTTGTTTACATTCCTCCTGGTTTCTTGCACCTTTATGTTGTGTGTTCCATGGAGGTCATGTTACAGAAAAAATGGCTGGCAGACATGAGAGCGATGAGTTTACAGCTCTTATTCATCATAATGTGGTGTATTATTGTTTCCACCTACATCAAGATTATGTTGGCAGCCAGATCTGCCTCCTCTGCGAGGAAGAACTCCACAAATAAGAGTCTCAAAACTATAATTCTCCATGGTGTTCAGCTGCTTCTGTGTATGATGCAGCTTTTAATGCCTTATATAGAAATGCCTTTATGGAAagtaaatgtcattatatttatgaatgtaaGGTACTCAAACTTCATATTGTTTTTGATCTTGCCTCGTTGTCTCAGTCCCTTAGTTTATGGATTACGAGACAAAAAGTTTTATAACGCTCTTAAATATTATGCCTTTTGTGGCATATTGGTTTGTAATAAGCACAAAATAAGTGATGATAAAACCTTTAGAGGTGTAGTAAGCATTTCCATACACAATTAA